A section of the Acanthochromis polyacanthus isolate Apoly-LR-REF ecotype Palm Island chromosome 1, KAUST_Apoly_ChrSc, whole genome shotgun sequence genome encodes:
- the nipal3 gene encoding NIPA-like protein 3, with amino-acid sequence MDLSRAGGGSYTDNLIGTLLAIFGNLLVSISLSIQKYSHMTLAGTKDPRAFYRTKTWWSGFVFTCLGEAANFVSYAFAPLALVAPLNAVSVLTSSILGFIFLREKSKPKDFAKSYGLTFLGYILTIGGTYLFVSFGPNSHEKLQAENIVKHLVGWPVLLYLLLEIITFCLLLYFYKQRSANYLVIILLMVSLLGSATVITVKAVSGMLVLTIEGNMQLDYPIFHVLFVCMVASVVFQARFLSQACKLHDSSLIASVNYILSTFFAVVAGAVFYLEFNNEDVLHICIFVLGTAFCFLGIFLITKSRKRSKTFEPYVTMDMTNGVPVIHDKGLVVQPDFNGSFSYGALVNNDGVAPAAIPVNLEPPPVGSRSTDASHDQPDPKKDLKKD; translated from the exons ATGGATCTGAGCAGAGCCGGAGGAGGGTCCTACACG GACAATCTCATTGGGACATTACTTGCTATTTTTGGAAATCTGCTTGTGAGCATCTCCTTAAGCATTCAG AAATACAGCCACATGACGTTAGCAGGAACAAAAGACCCGCGTGCCTTCTACCGCACTAAAACCTGGTGGTCTGGGTTTGTGTTCACCTGTCTCGGGGAGGCAGCCAACTTTGTCTCGTACGCTTTTGCCCCTCTCGCTCTCGTAGCACCTCTTAATGCGGTGTCTGTCCTGA cAAGCTCCATTTTGGGATTTATTTTTCTGCGCGAGAAATCTAAACCAAAGGACTTTGCGA agaGCTACGGGCTGACTTTCCTGGGCTACATCCTCACTATAGGAGGAACTTACCTCTTTGTATCATTTGGACCAAACTCTCATGAAAAACTCCAAGCAGAGAACATCGTGAAGCACCTTGTAGGGTGGCCTGTTCTCCTGTATCTG CTCTTGGAGATCATCACGTTCTGCCTGCTTTTATACTTCTACAAACAGCGCAGTGCTAACTACCTCGTTATTATTCTGCTGATGGTCTCTTTACTGG GCTCGGCCACAGTCATCACAGTGAAGGCGGTGTCAGGAATGTTGGTTCTAACGATTGAGGGCAACATGCAGCTCGACTACCCAATCTTCcatgtcttgtttgtgtgcatgGTGGCATCAGTGGTCTTCCAGGCCAG GTTTCTCTCCCAAGCATGTAAGCTGCATGACTCCTCTCTGATTGCAAGTGTCAACTACATCCTCTCCACCTTCTTTGCAGTGGTAGCGG GAGCCGTGTTTTACTTAGAGTTTAACAATGAGGACGTCCTTCACATCTGCATTTTTGTGCTGGG AACTGCATTCTGTTTCCTTGGGATCTTTCTCATCACCAAAAGCAGGAAAAGGAGCAAGACCTTTGAGCCATATGTCACAATGGATATGACTAATG GAGTCCCCGTTATTCATGACAAGGGCCTGGTCGTGCAGCCGGACTTCAATGGTTCTTTCTCCTACGGGGCTCTTGTCAACAATGACGGAGTGGCTCCTGCTGCCATACCAGTCAACCTGGAACCACCACCGGTCGGCTCCAGATCCACTGATGCATCTCATGACCAGCCTGACCCaaagaaagatttaaaaaaagattga